Proteins co-encoded in one Brassica oleracea var. oleracea cultivar TO1000 chromosome C4, BOL, whole genome shotgun sequence genomic window:
- the LOC106341417 gene encoding transcriptional regulator TAC1: MNRKYSDRRSYSWSGQARPYICEFCERGFSNAQALGGHMNIHRKDRAKLRQANLKEDDREDSTCTTSRNRFEQDLTELPFFVDSTVGSSTKQDKNTSGDYLGGEEKKMMKLQNALSHSAEVIDLELRLGLDPYKKSPST; encoded by the coding sequence ATGAATAGAAAATACTCGGATCGTCGATCATATTCATGGTCTGGACAAGCAAGACCATACATATGCGAATTTTGCGAGAGGGGTTTCTCCAACGCACAAGCTTTAGGAGGGCACATGAATATCCACAGGAAAGACAGGGCAAAGCTGCGACAAGCGAATCTAAAAGAAGATGACCGTGAAGACTCCACATGCACCACTTCGAGAAATCGGTTCGAGCAAGACCTGACTGAACTGCCTTTCTTCGTTGATTCCACGGTCGGTTCATCAACAAAACAAGACAAAAATACAAGTGGAGACTATTTGGGAGGTGAAGAGAAGAAAATGATGAAACTTCAAAATGCTTTGTCCCACAGTGCAGAAGTGATAGATCTTGAGCTTCGTCTAGGACTAGATCCTTATAAGAAATCACCAAGTACGTAA